In Arachis hypogaea cultivar Tifrunner chromosome 7, arahy.Tifrunner.gnm2.J5K5, whole genome shotgun sequence, the genomic window CATATGATGACATTCTAACATTTTCTATGGATGACTTTGAAGGTAACATGTTTTTTGGATATTAGAATGAAGATCAAATTAGTGGTACATGACTTCCGTACTTGCACTTGAATATTTATGGCATTTTAAAGTGTTTTACATTTGATTTGGCTTTTCAATTGCACATTATTATTTCTTATGGGGTGTTCTGCATTTGATTTTTAAGTGTTCTGTATGTGATCAAGTTCTCCCGTTATTGGAGAAAGAAAAATATTCTCAAATATTACTGGACTTGGATTCGCTATTGCTCATGATTCTCCATTCTCAGACAAGAAACCAAATtgcaaaaaaataaatcttttctttACCACATTAGCTAGTCGTTACAGTGCCAGTGTGACTTCTGATAGATGAAAAGTGTCTTAGAGATTACTAAGAGTTTTGGAGTGTAATTTTAAGGATAAATTTGGGTAACTATTAATTTCAGAGACCACTTTAATGCTCAAGTATAAATTCAGATACCACTTTGAGACTTAACTCcagataaatttataatttttattagattttaattttagaataaattacataattaaataaataaattttaaaattatccaaatataacaaTTAAAAATTGGTTATATTTTAGGTGTATATTTATACTATAaggtaaaaaaattttcaaaaattaaacataaattgcTTTAgagtataaaaatttatatataaataaaataaatgtaaatcGTAACGATTTacatgaattaaaaataaaaaataaaataataaaatatttttgcacATTTAATGTCGTAAACCCATGATTATAAGGCACAAGTTTTTTCTTTATCACTTTCTTTCTTATCCAAAATGTAACGAGCATAGTTATAGAAATCGAATGAGTAATCGATCTGCTTAAGATATtagttttttttcaaagataaatgttattttattaatataaaataaaagtgtttccATAAGGAAGTACAAAAGAATTAGGTATTCTCATTTATCACCAACTGTGACTGAAAGACTAAGAATTTAAAGAAGAGTAAAGTAAGAGTAAAGAAAATTAGCAGCATCTATCAGGTATGGCTCACGAGTTTACGCACTAAATTGCTGGCTTCTTTCACTATCTCTGGTGCCGGGCTTATTACCTTCTAAAAAACACACCGATTCCTCGCTTTCCAAGTGCTCCAACACAACGCCGCTATGAGGAGGGTCTTTTGTCTACCGTCTAATTGAGCCGCTGCCCAGGAGAAGACCCGTTGCCACCAATTGAAAAATGTCTCTTCTTCTATCATCCATAGATCAGGGGTTATTAAGTTTAGTCTCCATATTATTGAAGATAGGGGGCGTTGGAACaaagcatgagaaattgattcaGCCTTCAACATGCATCTTGGACAAGTGGCAGGAGTGGATGCGAACCGGCTGTGAACTTGTTGCAACACAGGAAGCTTTTCATGAAGACTTTTCCatagaaaaatcttaattttatgtgGTAATTTCAACTCCCAAATGCTATTCCAGACTCTGTTGTGTATGTTTTGGGGCCTCAATGAAGTAGAAGAATGAAAGAATCCATAAGCAATTTTGTATCCTGACCCAACTTCATATATACCAGATTTTGTCTAGCACCAATtaacttcatcctcctcctctgttggtttgattgaaaaaattttattgcatatatCAACTGAAAAAATCGACTTAATCAAATTTCTATTCCAGCTTCTATCAGGATTTAGTAACGCCATTAACGTAATACACTTGCAGATCTGGCGGGATTGTGAGTGCATTTTGAGGGACATTAAAGGGCACTGGTGGTGGGAGCCAGGGGTCATGGAAGATGCGAATATTAGTGCCAGAGCCTATTTTCCATAACAAGCCTTTCTCGATCACCTTGCGCCCTTCAAGAACACTTCTCCAGCCCCACGACGGTACGCTTCCTATCTCTGCATGTAGGAAATCTGTATATCTGAAATATTTAGCTTTGAGAATTCTTGATAGAGTAGAATTAGGGTATTTCATTAGACGCCAATATTGTTTTCCCAATAAAGCCAAATTTTGCGCCCTTAGGTCCTTGATCCACAGCCCGCCATCTTTCTTCGGTCTTGTCATTGTGTCCCATTTAATCCAAACCATTCTTCGTTCTGCGCCTTTTTGACCCCACCAAAATTGCGAGAGCATGCTATGAATCTCAGTCAACAGCGTGTCCGGGAGCTTGAaacaagagagtgtataaataggaatcgcCTCCCCCACTATTCTCAATAGCGTGTGCCTACCACCTGATGACAATATACTTCTTTTCCAACCCATAATCCTCTTCTGAACTTTATCCTTGACAGTTCCAAAGGTtactttctttg contains:
- the LOC112701446 gene encoding uncharacterized mitochondrial protein AtMg00310-like, whose translation is MGWKRSILSSGGRHTLLRIVGEAIPIYTLSCFKLPDTLLTEIHSMLSQFWWGQKGAERRMVWIKWDTMTRPKKDGGLWIKDLRAQNLALLGKQYWRLMKYPNSTLSRILKAKYFRYTDFLHAEIGSVPSWGWRSVLEGRKVIEKGLLWKIGSGTNIRIFHDPWLPPPVPFNVPQNALTIPPDLQVYYVNGVTKS